The DNA sequence TCTAGGCAGCCGTCTCCAGCGTCGCCAAGTGCTTAAGGGCAGCTTGGCCTTGGCCGTCACTTCGATGTTTGCTGGGCCAGCGATCAACACCCTGCGCACTCGCCCGGCTGCAGCCAGCAGCACCCTTCTAGGCTTCAAAGCGGTTCCGGTCGGCGAGCTTGACACCGTTATTGTTCCTGAAGGGTACACAGCTAGCCCCTTAGTGTCGTTTGGAGAACCGATCACCGGTAGCTATCCTGCCTACAGCCTAGACAACACGGGCACAGACCAGGCTATGCAAATGGGTAGCCACCATGATGGCATGCACTTCTTCCCCATTGAAGGTGAGTCGCCCTACGAAGGTAGCTCTGATGATGGTCTCTTGGTGGTCAACCATGAATATGTTGAGCCGCGCTACATGCACACCGCTGCCATCGGCATGGCCCTGGACAGTGATGGCGTGCCCATGATGGGCGAGATGCGCGATGCTGATCAGGTGCTGAAGGAACTCAACGGTCATGGCGTCAGTGTTGTACGGGTGCGCAAACAGGCCAATGGCACCTGGGCCATGGAACAGGATGACCGTAACCGTCGGATCACTGGGTTAACTCCCATGGAGATCAGCGGACCAGTGCGCGGCAGCGACTTAGTGAAAACGCGCTATAGCCCTGATGGGACTCGCACCCGTGGCACCCTCAACAACTGTGCCCATGGCGTTACCCCCTGGAATACCTATCTTGCTTCTGAAGAAAACTGGGCAGGCTACTTCCGCAACGGCGATGTAGTTACAGGCAGCAACCAAGGGGAAGTGGAACCCAATCTACCCCGTGAACATGCACGCTACGGTGTGGCAACAGGTGTTTCTCGCTATGGCTGGGAACTGGCTAGCACCGGCGCTGATGACTACATCCGCTTTGATGCCTCCACCAAGGCCGCCAGCCCCATCCAAGACTACCGCAACGAACCCAATACCTTTGGTTGGTTCGTGGAAATTGATCCCTTTGATCCCACCAGCACCCCCCAAAAGCGTACAGCTCTGGGTCGGTTTGCCCATGAAGGCGTGGTTTTCCAGCCTGCTGTGGAAGGAGAACCGGTGGTGTGCTACTCCGGCGATGATGCTCGCTTTGAGTATGTGTATAAGTATGTGTCTGCCCAACCCTATTTCAGCGCAACGGCTGGCGGCTATTTGTTGGACAACGGCACCCTCTACGTGGCTCGGTTCAACGAAGACGGCAGCGGCGAATGGATTGCGCTGGTGTTTGGACAACATGGCTTGACACCGGAGAACGGGTTCAATAGCCAAGCAGATGTCTTGGTTAATACCCGGACAGCCGCGGACTTTGTGGGCGCCACCAAGATGGATCGTCCTGAGTGGGGCGCGGTAGATCCTAGCACCAAGCAAGTCTACTTCACCCTGACCAACAACAGCCGCCGGACAGATGACGAGGTAGATGCTCCCAACCCTCGGGCAGCCAATGAGTGGGGACATATTATTCGCTGGAGTGAAAGCAACAATGACCCTACCTCCAGAACCTTCCAGTGGGATCTCTTTGTCTTGGCCGGGCCAGAGGACGATAGCACAACGCTCAATGGTCAGGCCTTGAATGAAGATAGCAAGTTCTGCTGTCCAGATGGACTATGGTTTGATGCTAGCAGCCGTCTGTGGATTCAGACGGATATCAGCGAAAGCGTCATGAATACTGGGAACTTTGTGCAGTTTGGCAATAACCAAATGCTGGCCGCTGACCCGGTCACGGGTGAAATCCGTCGCTTCCTGACGGGCCCCATTGGTCAAGAAATTACTGGTGTGGTCACAACCCCGGATCAGCGCACGATGTTCATTAACGTGCAGCATCCTGGGGCAACGGTGACGGCGGACGAGTTTGCTGCTGGCAACCTCAAGTCTCGCTGGCCGGATCAGAGTACCTCCATG is a window from the Candidatus Obscuribacterales bacterium genome containing:
- a CDS encoding PhoX family phosphatase, translated to MSDKRSLRQKYAQILKGETHCDDPRQHNHGDEPICNQSNNPDFASILGSRLQRRQVLKGSLALAVTSMFAGPAINTLRTRPAAASSTLLGFKAVPVGELDTVIVPEGYTASPLVSFGEPITGSYPAYSLDNTGTDQAMQMGSHHDGMHFFPIEGESPYEGSSDDGLLVVNHEYVEPRYMHTAAIGMALDSDGVPMMGEMRDADQVLKELNGHGVSVVRVRKQANGTWAMEQDDRNRRITGLTPMEISGPVRGSDLVKTRYSPDGTRTRGTLNNCAHGVTPWNTYLASEENWAGYFRNGDVVTGSNQGEVEPNLPREHARYGVATGVSRYGWELASTGADDYIRFDASTKAASPIQDYRNEPNTFGWFVEIDPFDPTSTPQKRTALGRFAHEGVVFQPAVEGEPVVCYSGDDARFEYVYKYVSAQPYFSATAGGYLLDNGTLYVARFNEDGSGEWIALVFGQHGLTPENGFNSQADVLVNTRTAADFVGATKMDRPEWGAVDPSTKQVYFTLTNNSRRTDDEVDAPNPRAANEWGHIIRWSESNNDPTSRTFQWDLFVLAGPEDDSTTLNGQALNEDSKFCCPDGLWFDASSRLWIQTDISESVMNTGNFVQFGNNQMLAADPVTGEIRRFLTGPIGQEITGVVTTPDQRTMFINVQHPGATVTADEFAAGNLKSRWPDQSTSMYPRSSTVVITKDDGGMIGT